CGCATTGGCGTGCCCTGATCCTGCCCAGCGCCCCGACCTGTGGCCCTGGAGTGCTGCCCGCGAAGACGGAGCGCTATGGGTGGGTGGAGTTTCTCTGATTGATGTGGCGAAAGAATACGCCACCCCCGCCTACGTGTGGGATGAGGCAGATTTCGAAGGGCGCTGCCAGGTGTGGGCTGCCGCTATGGCCGAAGCTTTTTGGGAAGGCTACGGATTTTCGGGAGCAAAGGTAAATTACGCTGGAAAGGCTTTCCTGTGTGCCGATGCTGTGCGCGCTGCAACGCGGGCCGGCCTCGGTATCGACACGGCCTCCTTGGGCGAGCTCTCACTAGCGTTAGCTGCAGGTGCCCCCGCGAGCGAGATTGGATTGCATGGCAATAACAAAGGGGATCGCGAACTGGAGTTGGCCATCGCAGCTGGCATCGACAGAATAATTGTTGATTCCTTACCTGAAGTAGCGCAGGTCGAACGCATTGCGGCTGCGGCCGGTAAACAGGCGCGAGTGATGGTCAGATTAACCACCGGGGTTCACGCCGGTGGGCATGAATACATTTCCACCGCACACGAGGACCAAAAGTTTGGCCTCTCGATCGCTACTGGGCAGGCAGAGGAAGTCATCGACGCCATCGCTCAGTGCGATCACCTAGAGCTGGTGGGACTGCACTCTCATATTGGTTCTCAGATATTGGATTTGGACGCTTTTGCGGCATCTGCCTCAAAGGTAATGGCATTTCGTGCCAAGATCCTGGAAAAGGGATTAGCCGTAGGCGAGGTTGACCTGGGAGGCGGATATGCCATCGCCTATACCGGTGCTGATCCGCAGGCGCCTACTGCTAATGAGATTAGCCTCGCCCTAGCCGAGGCTGTGAAGGATGCTTGCCAGAAGGCGGGCACTGATATCCCCGTAATCTCGATCGAACCGGGGCGCTCTATTGCGGGCCCATCCCAGGTGATGCTGTATTCGGTCGGAACGATCAAAGATGTCACTATCGCGCAGGGGCAAACCAGGCGTTATGTGTCGGTAGACGGCGGAATGTCAGACAATATTAGGCCGGCTCTTTATGGCGCCAACTACAGCGCCACGCTGGCAAATCGCATCTCTGAGGCAGAAACGGTGCTTTGCCGGGTAGTAGGCAAACACTGTGAATCCGGGGACGTGGTAGTAAATGACGTTGCCCTTCCTGCAGATTTACAGGCCGGGGATCTATTAGCTGTACCGGCTGTGGGTGCGTACGGTCGTGCCATGGCATCGAATTACAACATGCTGGCGAGACCCGGAGTTGTCGGAGTAAGAAACGGCAAATGGCGCGAAATTATAAAGCGCGAAACTATTGAAGATCTATTGGCTGCAGATAAGACCTTGGAAAAATAGCGAGGACTGAATGTCAAAAGAGGTTG
The genomic region above belongs to Winkia neuii and contains:
- the lysA gene encoding diaminopimelate decarboxylase translates to MTDLAALACPDPAQRPDLWPWSAAREDGALWVGGVSLIDVAKEYATPAYVWDEADFEGRCQVWAAAMAEAFWEGYGFSGAKVNYAGKAFLCADAVRAATRAGLGIDTASLGELSLALAAGAPASEIGLHGNNKGDRELELAIAAGIDRIIVDSLPEVAQVERIAAAAGKQARVMVRLTTGVHAGGHEYISTAHEDQKFGLSIATGQAEEVIDAIAQCDHLELVGLHSHIGSQILDLDAFAASASKVMAFRAKILEKGLAVGEVDLGGGYAIAYTGADPQAPTANEISLALAEAVKDACQKAGTDIPVISIEPGRSIAGPSQVMLYSVGTIKDVTIAQGQTRRYVSVDGGMSDNIRPALYGANYSATLANRISEAETVLCRVVGKHCESGDVVVNDVALPADLQAGDLLAVPAVGAYGRAMASNYNMLARPGVVGVRNGKWREIIKRETIEDLLAADKTLEK